The Amycolatopsis viridis genome window below encodes:
- the dacB gene encoding D-alanyl-D-alanine carboxypeptidase/D-alanyl-D-alanine endopeptidase: MPSNDQPEWPSEDTDAAREENPADGGATAQLPLPGTPSLPESPTVFVPAPPERDDRTDAAADPPHEQATAPHRVPRDDRPGEQPTAPQQVPGRAGRPGPTGPGQSEPRPAAPGSTDDGARSGEQGAGDPGRDRSAQHDPDQPAQSRPQPGPREHAQDGGQFGAPGEQGGGEPDAPRPGAQGAAQPGSGRPGEQDGAPGQRGRGEPDQSRPASGVPDARGPVEPEWARPGAAGEPGAGWQDRSWSGAQAGPGAGHQDGPRPGVQGEQGPAEPEWARPGAQQNASGRPDRPQPMPPSAVPLMQPMRIEPSGEIHPAETTTGEEKPPVEAPAPPKRRRGRVLAVSALVLVLVVAVGVALATPYVSNRLALPWAPNRPKADAPEPVPVALSLKPPSSAAPEPTPAGVSAALSQPAGNGALGTLTGSVIDPANGQMLWDRNSGQLRTPASTTKLLTTAAALLAMDAGTQLSTKVVEGSSPDTAVLVAGGDVTLSSLPAGQQSVYPGAAHLDDLVAQVKQASGGSVKQVLIDTSVWTGAQTAPGWAPNDAPIFTAPMTPVMLDGGLDNPKNDHSVRVTQPANTVLQTFAQRLGATAAGPGAAPQDAKVLGEVKSAPLSELIARALETSDNTLAEAIGRMTAIATGHEPSFAGAAQATLSVLAQHGFDVSQVRLSDTSGLSPQNSVPAKLLAQILAAAAGPDDKDARTARLRPMLSGLPVAGGSGTLVDRYKEYGSQSGRGWVRAKTGTLSGVHTLAGVVLDADGRVLVFALMSDGADQRSARAALDVVAASLQGCGCR, encoded by the coding sequence GTGCCGAGCAACGACCAGCCCGAGTGGCCTTCGGAGGACACCGACGCCGCGCGGGAGGAGAACCCCGCTGACGGCGGTGCGACGGCTCAGCTGCCCCTGCCTGGCACGCCCTCGCTGCCGGAGTCCCCGACGGTGTTCGTCCCCGCCCCGCCGGAGCGCGACGACCGGACGGACGCGGCGGCCGACCCGCCGCACGAGCAGGCGACCGCCCCACACCGCGTTCCCCGCGACGACCGCCCTGGTGAGCAGCCGACCGCACCCCAGCAGGTCCCGGGCCGGGCCGGCCGACCCGGCCCCACGGGGCCGGGCCAGTCCGAGCCGCGACCAGCGGCTCCCGGCAGCACGGACGACGGTGCGCGGTCCGGCGAGCAGGGCGCGGGAGACCCGGGCCGGGACCGGTCCGCACAGCACGACCCGGACCAGCCGGCACAGTCCCGCCCACAACCGGGACCGCGTGAGCACGCCCAGGACGGTGGCCAGTTCGGCGCGCCGGGTGAGCAGGGTGGTGGCGAACCGGACGCGCCGCGGCCCGGTGCGCAGGGCGCGGCCCAGCCGGGCTCGGGCCGGCCGGGCGAGCAGGACGGCGCACCGGGACAGCGGGGCCGGGGCGAGCCGGACCAGTCCCGCCCGGCGTCTGGTGTGCCGGATGCGCGGGGGCCCGTGGAGCCGGAGTGGGCCCGGCCGGGCGCCGCGGGTGAGCCGGGCGCGGGTTGGCAGGACCGGTCGTGGTCCGGTGCCCAGGCTGGGCCGGGTGCCGGCCATCAGGACGGGCCGCGGCCCGGGGTCCAGGGCGAGCAGGGGCCCGCCGAGCCGGAGTGGGCCCGGCCCGGCGCCCAGCAGAACGCGTCCGGCCGGCCGGACCGCCCCCAGCCGATGCCGCCGTCGGCAGTCCCGCTCATGCAGCCGATGCGCATCGAGCCGAGCGGGGAGATCCACCCGGCCGAGACGACCACCGGGGAGGAGAAACCGCCGGTCGAAGCCCCGGCCCCACCGAAGCGCCGTCGCGGGCGGGTGCTGGCGGTCAGCGCGCTGGTGCTGGTGCTGGTCGTCGCGGTGGGGGTCGCGCTCGCCACGCCCTACGTCTCCAACCGGCTGGCCCTGCCGTGGGCGCCGAACCGGCCCAAGGCCGACGCCCCCGAGCCGGTTCCGGTGGCCCTCTCGCTCAAGCCCCCCAGCTCCGCGGCGCCGGAACCGACGCCGGCCGGGGTGTCCGCGGCGCTCTCCCAGCCGGCGGGCAACGGGGCGCTGGGCACGCTCACCGGCTCGGTCATCGACCCGGCGAACGGCCAGATGCTGTGGGACCGCAACTCCGGTCAGCTGCGCACCCCGGCTTCCACCACCAAGTTGCTGACGACCGCCGCCGCGCTGCTCGCCATGGACGCCGGCACGCAGCTGAGCACCAAGGTCGTCGAGGGCTCCTCGCCGGACACCGCGGTCCTCGTCGCGGGCGGCGACGTCACCCTGTCCTCCCTGCCGGCCGGTCAGCAGTCGGTCTACCCGGGTGCCGCGCACCTCGACGACCTCGTCGCCCAGGTCAAGCAGGCCAGCGGCGGCTCCGTCAAGCAGGTGCTGATCGACACGTCCGTTTGGACGGGTGCGCAGACCGCGCCGGGCTGGGCGCCCAACGACGCGCCGATATTCACGGCACCGATGACGCCGGTGATGCTCGACGGCGGCCTGGACAACCCGAAGAACGACCACTCGGTGCGCGTCACGCAGCCGGCGAACACCGTGCTGCAGACCTTCGCGCAGCGGCTCGGCGCGACGGCGGCCGGCCCCGGCGCCGCACCGCAGGACGCGAAGGTGCTCGGCGAGGTCAAGTCGGCGCCGCTGAGCGAGCTGATCGCCCGCGCGCTGGAGACGTCGGACAACACGCTCGCCGAGGCGATCGGCCGGATGACCGCCATCGCCACCGGCCACGAACCGTCGTTCGCCGGCGCGGCGCAAGCCACGTTGTCGGTGCTCGCGCAGCACGGGTTCGACGTCTCGCAGGTGCGGCTGAGCGACACCAGCGGGCTCTCCCCGCAGAACAGCGTGCCGGCGAAGTTGCTCGCGCAGATCCTGGCGGCCGCGGCCGGCCCGGACGACAAGGATGCGCGGACGGCGAGGCTGCGCCCGATGCTGTCCGGCCTGCCGGTGGCCGGTGGCAGCGGCACCCTGGTCGACCGTTACAAGGAATACGGTTCCCAGTCGGGCCGGGGATGGGTGCGCGCCAAGACGGGCACTCTGTCCGGTGTCCACACGTTGGCAGGGGTAGTGCTCGACGCGGACGGGCGCGTGCTGGTGTTCGCGTTGATGTCCGACGGGGCCGACCAGCGGAGCGCGCGGGCGGCACTGGATGTCGTCGCGGCCTCGCTGCAAGGCTGCGGGTGCCGGTAG
- a CDS encoding zinc-dependent metalloprotease: protein MSEGTTRPVVDWSLAASTGAFLVRGGPVVSREEAREAVTELRELTVDAEAHVRDLTGLGAGLPLLPGDVVDRPGWVRSAAAGLDALTARALPPNPAGAFGPVLAGGAGVQTGVVLAFLASRVLGQYDPFGGPDGAGRLLLVAPNVVTAQQALRVPGRDFRLWVCLHESTHRLQFTAVSWLRDYFAGEVERLVSGLTADTDGMTDLLGRLPDALREARRAKADGLVAVGQLLRSPEQRAVFDRLLALSTLLEGHADYVMDAVGPGVVPSVETIRARFTDRRKGGGLLDRLLRALLGVDAKIRQYAQGAAFTRHVVDRVGMAGFNAVWTSPNTLPTRAEIIDPEAWVRRVHR, encoded by the coding sequence ATGAGTGAGGGCACGACCCGGCCGGTCGTCGACTGGTCACTGGCCGCGTCCACGGGTGCCTTCCTCGTCCGGGGTGGCCCGGTGGTTTCGCGCGAGGAGGCTCGCGAGGCCGTCACCGAGCTGCGTGAGCTGACGGTGGACGCCGAGGCCCACGTGCGTGATCTGACCGGCCTGGGCGCCGGCCTCCCGCTGCTGCCCGGCGACGTCGTGGACCGGCCCGGCTGGGTGCGCTCGGCCGCCGCCGGGCTCGACGCCCTCACCGCGCGAGCGTTGCCGCCCAACCCGGCCGGGGCGTTCGGCCCGGTGCTGGCCGGCGGTGCCGGTGTGCAGACCGGTGTGGTGCTGGCCTTCCTCGCCTCCCGGGTGCTGGGGCAGTACGACCCGTTCGGCGGGCCGGACGGGGCCGGGCGGTTGTTGCTGGTGGCGCCGAACGTGGTCACGGCGCAGCAGGCGCTGCGCGTACCGGGCCGCGACTTCCGGCTGTGGGTGTGCCTGCACGAGAGCACGCACCGGTTGCAGTTCACCGCGGTGAGCTGGCTGCGGGACTACTTCGCCGGCGAGGTCGAGCGGCTGGTCAGCGGCCTGACCGCGGACACCGACGGGATGACCGACCTGCTCGGCAGGCTGCCGGACGCGCTGCGCGAGGCCCGGCGGGCCAAGGCCGACGGGCTGGTCGCGGTCGGTCAGCTGTTGCGCTCGCCCGAGCAGCGCGCGGTGTTCGACCGGCTGCTCGCGCTGTCCACGCTGCTCGAGGGGCACGCGGACTACGTGATGGACGCGGTGGGGCCGGGTGTGGTGCCCAGCGTGGAGACCATCCGGGCGCGGTTCACCGACCGCCGCAAGGGCGGTGGCCTGCTGGACCGGTTGCTGCGGGCGTTGCTCGGGGTGGACGCCAAGATCCGCCAGTACGCGCAGGGCGCGGCCTTCACCCGGCACGTCGTGGACCGGGTCGGGATGGCCGGGTTCAACGCCGTCTGGACTTCGCCGAACACGCTGCCGACCCGGGCCGAGATCATCGATCCCGAGGCGTGGGTGCGGCGCGTCCACCGGTGA
- the tilS gene encoding tRNA lysidine(34) synthetase TilS has protein sequence MSGPHPAVAAVRRAVRNLLAQCPGVPAVDVAVSGGADSLALTEAAVFTGRRLGLPVRALVVDHGMQAGSARVAAEAAEVARKLGVDAAEVLTVEATGPGGPEAAARNARYAALRAHHRGIVLLGHTRDDQAETVLLGLGRGSGPRSIAGMRALDLPWGRPLLDLPRSATRAACQALGLTPWEDPHNSDPRYARVRLRTEVLPLLEDVLQGGVAAALARTAAQLREDTEALDALAAGFLDRHGEPDIPALSPLPASLRRRILRAWLTARGARDLTDAHLRSVDALVGDWRGQGGVWLPGGLVVTRTHGRLAMNPPETRGD, from the coding sequence GTGAGCGGCCCGCACCCCGCGGTGGCCGCGGTGCGCCGCGCGGTGCGGAACCTCCTCGCGCAGTGCCCGGGCGTGCCGGCGGTCGACGTCGCGGTGTCCGGGGGCGCCGACTCGCTCGCGCTCACCGAGGCAGCGGTGTTCACCGGGCGCCGGCTCGGGCTGCCGGTGCGGGCGCTGGTCGTCGACCACGGTATGCAGGCCGGGTCCGCACGCGTCGCCGCGGAGGCGGCCGAGGTCGCGCGCAAGCTCGGGGTGGATGCGGCGGAGGTGCTGACCGTCGAGGCGACCGGGCCCGGCGGACCCGAGGCGGCTGCCCGCAACGCCCGGTACGCCGCGCTGCGCGCACACCACCGCGGCATCGTCCTGCTCGGGCACACGCGGGACGACCAGGCCGAGACCGTCCTCCTCGGACTCGGCCGCGGCTCCGGCCCGCGCTCGATCGCCGGCATGCGTGCGCTGGATCTCCCGTGGGGTAGGCCACTTCTGGATTTGCCCCGGTCGGCCACGCGGGCGGCCTGCCAGGCGCTCGGCCTGACCCCCTGGGAGGACCCGCACAACAGCGATCCGCGCTACGCCCGGGTGCGGCTGCGCACCGAGGTGCTACCCCTGCTGGAAGACGTCCTCCAGGGCGGGGTGGCGGCCGCGCTCGCGCGCACTGCCGCCCAGCTCAGGGAGGACACCGAGGCGCTCGACGCCCTCGCCGCCGGCTTCCTGGACCGGCACGGCGAACCGGACATCCCGGCGCTGTCGCCGCTGCCGGCATCCCTCCGGCGGAGGATCCTCCGCGCCTGGCTCACCGCGCGGGGTGCACGTGACCTCACCGACGCCCACCTGCGGTCGGTCGACGCGCTGGTCGGTGACTGGCGCGGTCAGGGCGGTGTTTGGCTACCCGGCGGCTTGGTGGTGACCCGGACACATGGCAGGCTTGCCATGAATCCACCGGAAACCAGAGGGGACTGA
- the hpt gene encoding hypoxanthine phosphoribosyltransferase produces the protein MYEGEIASVLITEQQIGDKITELAKQIAADYERETTAGDLLLVGVLKGAVMFMTDFARALPMPAQLEFMAVSSYGSSTSSSGVVRILKDLDRDITGRHVLIVEDIVDSGLTLSWLLKNLASRNPASLEVVTLLRKPEAVKVDVPVRYVGFDIPNEFVVGYGLDYAERYRDLPYIGTLEPKVYGA, from the coding sequence GTGTACGAAGGCGAGATCGCCTCCGTTCTCATCACCGAGCAGCAGATCGGTGACAAGATCACCGAGCTCGCCAAGCAGATCGCGGCGGACTACGAACGCGAGACGACGGCCGGCGATCTGCTGCTGGTGGGCGTGCTCAAGGGCGCGGTCATGTTCATGACCGACTTCGCCCGCGCGCTGCCGATGCCGGCGCAGCTGGAGTTCATGGCCGTCTCCTCGTACGGCTCGTCCACGTCGTCCTCCGGGGTGGTGCGCATCCTCAAGGACCTCGACCGGGACATCACCGGGCGGCACGTGCTGATCGTCGAGGACATCGTCGATTCCGGCCTCACTCTGTCCTGGCTGCTGAAGAACCTGGCGAGCCGCAACCCGGCGTCATTGGAGGTCGTGACGCTGTTGCGCAAGCCGGAGGCGGTCAAGGTCGACGTCCCGGTGCGCTACGTCGGTTTCGACATCCCGAACGAGTTCGTCGTCGGCTACGGTCTGGACTACGCGGAGCGCTACCGCGACCTGCCTTACATCGGCACGCTTGAGCCAAAGGTGTACGGCGCCTGA
- a CDS encoding ESX secretion-associated protein EspG: MARAELLTPLELDFLWESFGAGELPYPLDVRSHGATMDERARLRRQTLDRLAERGAADGRGRPAPHVEEFFQVLAGPETSLDSVHITAPDAPPLLAVAAALAGRGVLAVHDQRGFHFQPLPADGLASAIVSLLPAAPRGTEKSITVPLEQLVGATGADFLQRRPAGGARTGADDDRKALARMQAQPRLRGGQIGANARSRSGARTRPPVLSWFDTGSGRYFTQASRGHDGRDWITIAPADAATLRHRLGEMLAAAARETLAPGGAW; the protein is encoded by the coding sequence ATGGCGCGAGCGGAGCTGCTCACTCCGCTGGAACTTGACTTCCTGTGGGAGTCCTTCGGTGCAGGTGAACTGCCGTACCCGTTGGACGTGCGTTCGCACGGCGCGACGATGGACGAGCGCGCCCGGTTGCGCCGGCAGACCCTGGACCGCCTCGCCGAGCGGGGCGCCGCCGACGGGCGCGGCCGTCCCGCGCCGCACGTCGAGGAGTTCTTCCAGGTCCTGGCCGGGCCGGAGACCAGCCTGGACAGCGTGCACATCACCGCGCCCGACGCGCCGCCGCTGCTCGCGGTGGCGGCGGCCCTCGCCGGGCGTGGGGTGCTCGCGGTGCACGATCAGCGCGGTTTCCACTTCCAGCCGCTGCCGGCGGACGGCCTCGCGAGTGCCATCGTGTCGCTGCTGCCGGCCGCGCCGCGGGGCACCGAGAAGTCGATCACCGTCCCGCTGGAACAGCTGGTGGGGGCCACGGGTGCCGACTTCCTGCAGCGGCGCCCGGCGGGCGGCGCTCGCACCGGCGCCGACGACGACCGCAAGGCACTGGCCAGGATGCAGGCCCAGCCCCGCCTGCGGGGTGGCCAGATCGGCGCCAACGCGCGCAGCCGCAGCGGTGCCCGGACCCGGCCGCCGGTGCTGAGCTGGTTCGACACCGGGAGCGGCCGCTACTTCACGCAGGCCAGCCGCGGGCACGACGGGCGCGACTGGATCACCATCGCCCCGGCCGACGCGGCGACCCTGCGGCACCGGCTGGGCGAGATGCTGGCCGCCGCCGCCCGCGAAACCCTGGCGCCGGGTGGTGCCTGGTGA